The segment GGGCTGGAGGGCCGCGCTTTCGGGCTAAGATTTTCGGCAACGGCCTCAGATTTTTCTTCCTCCGGTACCGCAATCGGGGTAGCGTTTTTAGGGGCTGGAGGGTTACTGACAGCGGCATCCTCTTTTATATTTGCATCGACGGCAGGAGAAGAGGATAGATCTGGAAGTGAATCCGCTTTCATCACCTGCCCGGAATTTTCTTCCAGTGTTTCACTGGCTTCCTTTTCTTGAGTGGGCTCTATCTTCGTCAGGTTTTCTGCATTGTTGCTCTGCAAAAAAGAATCGCCTGTGGAAACCGTTTCCCCCTGGATCCTTTGCCCGCTGTCAATCATAGAGCGCACCCCGACATACCCAAGGAAAATCACGCCCAATAAGGCCATTCCTCCAACCACGTATCCAGCGACGGTTTTTTTTCTGGACCGGATTTTTTCATTCTCCGCGCGGACTTTTTCGAATTCTTCCATTCGGTCTTTTCCCACCGTGCCGTCATAAGCGTTGACCATCTCTTCAGAGTCAAAACCCAGCACCTTGGCATAGGCCCGAATATACCCTTTAATGAAAACTTCCCCTGGCAGAAGGTCAAACTCATTATTTTCGAGCGCCTCGAGAAAGCGGATATGAATCTTCGTCGCCTCCGCAATTTCCTCCAGGGAGACCCCTCGAAGCTCACGCTCATGCTTTAAATACAAACCAAAATTCTCAACCATAATTCCTTTAATTGGGCTGTTGGATAAGATCCAAATATTTCCTGGAAATGCGGGCCCACTCACTTTTGGGGGCCAGGCGGATGACTTTTTTGAAGTGCTCTACGGCTTGATCCATCTGCTTGTTGAGGATCAAAAGTTGGGATATTTCATAATGAGCTTGTGGAAATTCTGGGTTCAGAAGGACCGCTTTCTTTAAGGACTGCAACGCCTGGTCGAACCGTTCCTGATCCTTGTAGGCCAGTGCGAGATTGAGACGGATGGCCGCATTATCTTTTAATGCGATTGCTTTTTGCCATTCGCGTTCAGCATCCTCATATTTTTTCTGGTTGTAGTAGCTCAACGCCAACCAGTTGTAAACTCGATGCGGTTGAGGTGTCGGAGGTCTGAGCAAATCTTCCTTGAAATTCATTACCGCGAGATTCCATTCCCCTTTGCGCATATACAGCCGGCCTAATTGGCGGAAGGCGTCCTTGGAGTCCTTATTAATTTCCAAAGTTTTTTTAAATTCTTTTTCTGCATTGATCAAATCCCCGGTAAGGAAATAAGCCATACCCAAATGCAGGCGGAACTGCTCATCTTTGGGGTCTAGCTCCACAGCCTCCTGAAACCGGGTGATCATCCCTTTCTGATCCTTTATGGACCCTAATTCCAATCCCTCTTGAAATTTAGCCCGGGCTTTGGCGCGATCGGAGGCTGGATCGCTGGCGCACCCTCCAAAATATCCCAGAAACAATAAATTTATTAAAATTAACAACCAACCCTTTCCATATGCGGAATTCACCCTGGGCTCACTCATAACCTTTTATCTTTCCTAAAGTTAGGTCAATTCTGAAAACAGAAAATTATATCAAAAAGCCTTTCATTGCACAACCAGCCCCAAGATCATTTCTCTTTTGTAAAATGCCTTTCCATCAACGGCTTTATCCAAATAAAACTTAAGAAAACAATAATTCTGCCGATATTGAGAACGATGACCTGTGCTTTGAATCACTATGAAAGAGACCGCCAAAAGCTAAATTCTTCAAACCAGACTCAATCCATATGAAATAAATTGAAATTTGTTTAATTTTGAATTAAATTAATGCTTTACATTTCCAGTAGAGCATACAATATGCAGAAAACTTATTGATTTTCCAGTATTTATTAAAATAATAGAAGCGTCAGGTTGCCTCGCGCTTGTCGAGGTTAAAAACCTGTTTGCATAGTG is part of the Nitrospinaceae bacterium genome and harbors:
- a CDS encoding helix-turn-helix domain-containing protein; translation: MVENFGLYLKHERELRGVSLEEIAEATKIHIRFLEALENNEFDLLPGEVFIKGYIRAYAKVLGFDSEEMVNAYDGTVGKDRMEEFEKVRAENEKIRSRKKTVAGYVVGGMALLGVIFLGYVGVRSMIDSGQRIQGETVSTGDSFLQSNNAENLTKIEPTQEKEASETLEENSGQVMKADSLPDLSSSPAVDANIKEDAAVSNPPAPKNATPIAVPEEEKSEAVAENLSPKARPSSPLEEKEKEPKTPIKPAETEKFVERKEKPVIIQHVAENSGEAEKQVEKDFKPPEADSKPLHLMIQVQGNSWFNVTVDDGGEEDFILPGGSSKNIFGNEKFRVTIGNRRGTHLFLNGKSIDLPSGTNDVIRDFDITAKLIE